AAAGATGAATAGAGACCAATTTGGAATATGACTATCAAAACAAATTgacacatatatacataatttacGTACTCTCATTTTAtggatatttataatttctttatttaggAGAAATGCTCTAAACACATTTATTGTTTCCTTTTTTGATTAATACTTGTTTATAGAAATGTTTAAATTGCCATTTTATAGCTTTAACAAAAATTCATTGCTGGTTCAATGCTGTAAGGGAGCATTTACTTATTACATTCCACAAAACTTAGTAGTCAttagcatttttttttattaccaATATAAGGTAAAGCACAAAATtgttcaaaaataaaaagaaatatattatcacaCACAATTGTAGatatatctttataataaaaatagctttttatttatttttttcattttaatttttttatagaaaaatcAATTGGTAAGTGGTAAGAGAGTACAAATACAAAACTGCGACGAgtcaataaataattttttaaaagaaaaaaagttaaacaAGAACGACAttgaaatacaaaaaaaacgaaacaTATATACCGTATCCCTGATATAAAAGGTGGACAATATGATGGAAGCAAATCGAGCTTATACAACTAGTTCACagtttaattatattgtttGGCTATCTATATAGCATGCTGAAAATAGCCTAGCCTATTTGGTGCacctattttttaaaatgggCTGCAAAAAAGcagaaaaaacaaaacatgGATATTCGTATTGCATAAAAGGAAAGGCATATGATGTGTGCATACTGCCATgtattcctttttattttttttatatttttttattttatttaattaaatagtagacttaataaaataatgaaaccATTTTGTGTTTGACTTGTATGAGAAAAACGTAACTACTTGCCTTTCATACGGAAAGGAAAAAAgtagaacaaaaaaaaaaatttataaaataggaTGGTAACAATATGAaggcatatatatatgtaagaATAGAAAGTCTTgagaatttatttttttaaaagtctggaacaaaattatcaatTTCATAATCGATGTTTTTCAAAACAGATAAACTATCATGAGGTGGATATGAACTATAaagtttatttaaataatcatcTGCTTCTTCTAATtcacataaatataatgaacaaGTAATAAgattatatatagcatCAGGGTAAGATATAtcagaattttttaaagcatTAGTTAAAAATTCTTTTGCATCATTATATTCATGGGCTAACAAATTTGATACTCCTTTACCAttccatataatatttgaaCTATCATTAAGCATAGGTGTGTATAAAGATTCTAAATCATCAAAAATTAGAAAgctttctttattattattattatataaataaaaaatagctaaGACTATTTTTACTATTGGAATATCTTCattcattttaaaaaaataattattcataatattatatactatatCATTTCTCCATATATTTAGTAACATAAAAACTTTTGCAGCATTTAATTCTATAGATCCTTCCTCAAGTAAATCAAAACATTCTTCTACTTTATcattatcaaataatagtcgactttttaatatattcgCATTTTGGGAAGtagtttttaatttacttATTTCTTCCAAtacattttctttatcacataaataataatatttataatacaaatataataaatataaattggAATTGTTCGGATTATTTAAActtaatattaaatcatttttaatattctttatcatatatatttgatatatgtattcttctatttctttcttttcCTGACTTTGgattttatcataattatcTAAACAAAATTTGTTAAACCCTCCGTAGAAATAATCCCGAATCTGCGTTGTAAGAGAAAAAAGTTATGCATTATTAAATGGCTTATGggcataaataaaagtttataaaaatctaatttataattatttcttaCTTGTAATGTGGTATCCATTGGAATAgtcacaaaaaaatgaaattggaaaataggatgaaacaaaaaaatatattataagaaaatataaatagctATTCTAGTTGGAAAATATAGCATATTGGATTTTTGAAAATCAAAGCCATgctattttaaatatacacaaaataaaataaaagtatataaacTTTATGATTGTTtaagtaattttttttttgtaagaACTATTATTAGAGattagg
This Plasmodium chabaudi chabaudi strain AS genome assembly, chromosome: 12 DNA region includes the following protein-coding sequences:
- a CDS encoding protein MPODD, putative (term=annotation;date=20111117;qualifier=added_product=conserved rodent malaria protein, unknown function;curatorName=ucb@sanger.ac.uk;~term=annotation;date=20160208;qualifier=removed_product=conserved rodent malaria protein, unknown function;qualifier=added_product=conserved plasmodium protein, unknown function;curatorName=ucb@sanger.ac.uk;~term=annotation;date=20160408;qualifier=removed_product=conserved Plasmodium protein, unknown function;qualifier=added_product=protein mpodd, putative;qualifier=added_gene_name=mpodd;qualifier=added_literature=pmid:27053680;qualifier=added_GO:0005739;curatorName=ucb@sanger.ac.uk), producing the protein MFKLPFYSFNKNSLLVQCCKGAFTYYIPQNLVVISIFFYYQYKKNQLVSGKRVQIQNCDESINNFLKEKKLNKNDIEIQKKRNIYTVSLI
- a CDS encoding coatomer subunit epsilon, putative (term=annotation;date=20150722;qualifier=removed_product=coatomer epsilon subunit, putative;qualifier=added_product=coatomer subunit epsilon, putative;qualifier=added_literature=pmid:24204248;qualifier=added_gene_name=sec28;qualifier=added_GO:0006888;qualifier=added_GO:0030126;curatorName=ucb@sanger.ac.uk;~;query 264-264;GPI_cleavage_site_score=0.22619997;~pfam_scan;Pfam:PF04733.10; E()=2.7E-17;score=63.0;query 5-280;description=Coatomer_E;~iprscan;InterPro:IPR011990 : Tetratricopeptide-like helical domain;Superfamily:SSF48452; score=8.3E-9;query 148-263;description=Tetratricopeptide-like helical domain superfamily;~iprscan;Pfam:PF04733; score=2.8E-17;query 5-280;description=null), with translation MDTTLQIRDYFYGGFNKFCLDNYDKIQSQEKKEIEEYIYQIYMIKNIKNDLILSLNNPNNSNLYLLYLYYKYYYLCDKENVLEEISKLKTTSQNANILKSRLLFDNDKVEECFDLLEEGSIELNAAKVFMLLNIWRNDIVYNIMNNYFFKMNEDIPIVKIVLAIFYLYNNNNKESFLIFDDLESLYTPMLNDSSNIIWNGKGVSNLLAHEYNDAKEFLTNALKNSDISYPDAIYNLITCSLYLCELEEADDYLNKLYSSYPPHDSLSVLKNIDYEIDNFVPDF